The following coding sequences are from one Cygnus olor isolate bCygOlo1 chromosome 2, bCygOlo1.pri.v2, whole genome shotgun sequence window:
- the TMUB1 gene encoding transmembrane and ubiquitin-like domain-containing protein 1: MALIEGVGDEVTVLFALLLAALVLGLAWASTRAPEPAAPPRAAPPLPEQGPSAAPPAAQHKAPGPAPAPAGGAAPDGPGGLAAGLRPRAGPAAARQGPGGEEEAGPGETGMVLRLKFLNDTERLARVRPGDTVGALKRAYFPGQEQQVRLIYQGQLLRDDAQSLAALHLTHNSVLHCHISQHSPAPAPAGPHASADPVHAALNVGSLMLPLFVLMLAVLWYFQLQYRHVFTATATTFLAGLTLLFSFMAFTMYRR, from the exons atggcgcTGATCGAGGGCGTGGGCGACGAGGTGACCGTGCTGTTCGCGCTGCTGCTGGCCGCCCTGGTGCTGGGCCTCGCCTGGGCCTCCACGCGCGCCCCCGagcccgccgcgccgccccgcgccgccccgccgctgcccgaGCAGGGCCCGAgcgccgccccgcccgccgcccaGCACAaggccccgggcccggccccggccccggcgggcgGAGCGGCCCCCGATGGGCCGGgcgggctggcggcggggctgcggccccGGGCGGGCCCCGCGGCCGCGCGGCAGGGCCCCGGCGGCGAGGAGGAGGCCGGCCCCGGGGAGACCGGCATGGTGCTGcgcctcaagttcctcaacgACACCGAGCGCCTGGCCCGGGTGCGCCCCGGAGACACCGTGGGGGCCCTCAAGAG GGCCTACTTcccggggcaggagcagcaagTGCGGCTGATCTACCAGGGCCAGCTGCTGCGCGACGACGCCCAGAGCCTGGCCGCCCTGCACCTCACCCACAACAGCGTCCTGCACTGCCAcatctcccagcacagcccggcCCCCGCGCCCGCCGGCCCCCACGCCTCCGCCGACCCCGTGCACGCCGCCCTCAACGTGGGCAGCCTGATGCTGCCGCTCTTCGTGCTGATGCTGGCCGTGCTCTGGTACTTCCAGCTGCAGTACCGCCACGTCTTCaccgccaccgccaccaccTTCCTGGCCGGCCTCACCCTGCTCTTCAGCTTCATGGCCTTCACCATGTACCGCAGATAG